A part of Rhopalosiphum maidis isolate BTI-1 chromosome 3, ASM367621v3, whole genome shotgun sequence genomic DNA contains:
- the LOC113558534 gene encoding terminal uridylyltransferase Tailor-like encodes MNNQCVQSQISSENLHHINTKRPLQLDECYNPYKFKSREIGYYPYIDIVTLIKLELQSILMNSENKKTIITDILPYGSRILGLNIDNSDVDLSIMYVSKTSVKDVMKSFANKLRQSQVFIKVFPLFYVKIPIIKCIHKNTGIYCDISFNNMSGVHNSHVINYILSIDHRIKPVLMKLKIWAKNIGLIDAKGFSSYSIYWLGLFNMQVMGILPPLHDLQKSVPEILVNQWNYAFPKNKQEYIINKQETLNVSDIFNVFCTYYLNFDFDKFVISPYTGCPILKKDFEDVEKLPEELWRYKQFYKENKECHELLLLNTKNNKNTKFKIYIQDPFQHNVNITERVEPKIFNTFINACVELKS; translated from the exons atgaataatcaatGTGTTCAATCCCAAATCag ttCAGAAAATTTGCATCATATCAATACTAAGAGACCTCTACAACTTGATGAATGTTACAATCCAT ataaatttaaatcaagagAAATTGGTTATTACCCATATATTGATATAGTCACATTAATCAAATTAGAGTTGcaaagtattttaatgaattctgaaaacaaaaaaacaattataacggATATCCTACCTTATGGATCAAGAATTTTAGgtcttaatattgataatagcGATGTTGacttaagtataatgtatg tttcaAAAACATCAGTCAAAGATGTTATGAAATCATTTGCTAATAAGCTTCGTCAAAGTCAAGTATTCATTAAAGTTTTTCCtttgttttatgttaaaatacctatcataaaatgtattcataaaaatactggtatttattgtgatatatcatttaataatatgagtgGAGTTCATAACTCTCATgttatcaattacattttaagtatagaCCATCGTATTAAACCAGTTCTAATGAAGTTAAAGATATGGGCTAAAAATATTGGGCTTATTGATGCTAAGGGATTTTCTAGTTACTCGATCTATTGGCTTGGACTATTTAACATGCAAGTTATGGGAATATTGCCCCCCCTTCATGATTTACAAAAATCTGTTCCTGAAATTCTAGTTAATCAATGGAATTATGCAtttcctaaaaataaacaagaatatattattaacaaacaaGAAACTCTAAATGTGAGTGACATATTCAATGTTttctgtacatattatttaaattttgattttgataaatttgtgATAAGTCCATATACTGGTTGTCCTATACTCAAAAAAGATTTTGAAGATGTAGAAAAACTGCCAGAAGAATTATGGAGGTATAAgcaattttataaagaaaacaaaGAATGCCatgagttattattgttaaatactaaaaataataaaaatacaaaatttaaaatatacattcaagATCCATTTcaacataatgtaaatattacagaAAGAGTggaaccaaaaatatttaatacatttattaatgctTGTGTAGAACTAAAATCTtaa
- the LOC113557421 gene encoding reticulocyte-binding protein 2 homolog a-like yields the protein MEQQSSNNSDDNDGELTTNQIKLKAQEIAKRMEKYHGRYTSSSRCNTPLPITSAESIESIQSNSVISDTSDKILLFRQVLENDRKLVENSKIDEQKYNDDDQANDENVLDVQQREKEKPNATYYEDIISAQYQERNIQSLKSQIVELNEKLENYRNNITEKDMLLQLKINKIEALNKSIAQNKKLHLEIVEELKKRNIENINEERLRCTQEINHIAEEAEELKNNLEDVHRLCDKLKKKNIKFDKENTELRKNEISLKSEIEKLSISYENEKKLMLKHNQETSKHLIGDMEKELLSLQQENDLLSSHVALLESKPVHHQENDNLLMEIDKKESEIQRLNLENEELNKQLQNQITEAQQTESRWIQLKDAYLNDKERMTLLEKVIDELKMNNNELNDANVKLTGQIEKSMENIKLLKADNDTHQERISDLMAVIENMRETFEKAMKEASNEYEQNKKNFIRQHEDDQVLITTCNNKLKDSITSINELTNQLNIVLKDNNSFKCERLELNDCLSKKDTEIFKLNNTITEFHTLSTQLTNELELVKNENNMLLNKLNGTNIAMEDNKLLSDRYQKQKQLLKVKIKALKESESNCSILQQQVASLNKEIHVLNQRLAYLIQSNKQISTVVRNCDEELQNCYELLNKIVIKSNLQNQNIHIFRCVLMGLASLFSFENVGVEVDIDVIEMVDSISNNTILDNELQICLKKMVFGSIHILEYIINLNDSQKHSNAQLIDHTEVEKRVSEAVEKVKLSTQNEYHKQNNELLKLIENLQNDNYTLKLNMSSCTLENKEVLTDLNGPALNNLLSLENVDIKCIKNENVTLKQFLKNIQKDLGLVINDDKDDGELLNSLSTLEFYINEIKNENKLLNNQISEHQRLISLKTVEQPIELETDKYSNLNSQNEFIQTIENLEENNEGKKIVSEDVCLKKLQNSEVMASTENGDSKILLVRYKNLKSRFKECRAKTIDLEKKIVNLTNDLESANSKYKQLNDQYSNENETHEADIIQCQSEIENLMGEKLEAYRQLTALKEKHEILQNDYDQLKSNLDDQNSLNDKDSNSIHINEQNTVLKGKLKETQRLIDSAYSRVLCEWPAIENDSDWVVVQSKKLDKIVDAKCCDSLYGSNLEESEVKRLQTYVQTIHELVTSILTNICNIEVSSSNVLIDLMSDLKSCTETLLEFISVKNNKSTNELHKKLTQDSVVKDSNILIPEESSINKSLSSSEEATQSSLLTNGENEQLQRSIAERDRLIEFLSVKISKLDNLNRNVDDIRLVQDKLDRALTAVHERDVRCDELTLELTRLLEERDMLQLKLSNSIRQIQFLSDNKSQLGTSNVLDEKFDLKTMDDKLEELHSLEYRKDAELFTDQEQRHKSQMQLHQNRQDNSTTSGANSLKTTEEANTPLSWFKDILW from the exons ATGGAACAGCAAAGCTCAAATAATAGTGATGATAATGATGGGGAGTTAACAACAAATCAGATAAAACTTAAGGCTCAA gaaattGCTAAGCGCATGGAAAAATATCATGGTAGATATACATCTTCTAGTCGGTGTAATACACCTTTGCCCATCACATCAGCAGAAAGTATAGAGTCTATACAGAGTAATAGTGTTATTTCTGATACAAGTGACAAAATTTTGTTATTCCGACAAGTTTTAGAAAATGACag AAAGTTAGTTGAGAATAGTAAAATAGATgagcaaaaatataatgatgacGATCAAGCGAATGATGAAAATGTATTGGATGTGCAACAACGTGAAAAAGAGAAACCTAAtgcaacatattat gaagATATTATATCAGCACAATATCAGGAAAGAAATATACAATCTTTAAAAAGTCAAATTGTTGAATTGAatgaaaaacttgaaaattatcgt aacaatATTACTGAAAAAGATATGTtattgcaattaaaaattaataaaattgaggcattaaacaaaagtatagcacaaaacaaaaaattacatttagaaATAGTggaagagttaaaaaaaagaaatattgaaaacatcaATGAAGAACGTTTAAGATGTACTCAAGAGATTAATCATATTGCAGAAGAAGcagaagaattaaaaaataa tttagagGATGTTCACCGACTctgtgataaattaaaaaaaaaaaatattaaatttgataaagaaAATACTGAACtaagaaaaaatgaaataagtcTAAAATCAGAAAtcgaaaaattaagtataagcTATGAGAATGaa aaaaagttGATGCTAAAACACAATCAAGAAACTTCAAAACATCTTATAGGcg ATATGGAAAAAGAATTGCTAAGCTTACAacaagaaaatgatttattatcgaGCCATGTAGCTTTGTTGGAGAGTAAACCAGTGCATCATcaagaaaatgataatttattaatggaaattgaca aaaaagaaTCCGAGATTCAACGTTTAAATCTTGAAAATgaagaattaaataaacaactcCAAAATCAAATAACGGAAGCTCAGCAGACAGAAAGTCGTTGGATTCAATTGAAAGATGCATACCTTAATGATAAAGAACGTATGACACTCTTGGAAAAGGTAattgatgaattaaaaatgaataacaatgAGTTAAATGAtgctaatgttaaattaactggacaaattgaaaaatctatggaaaatataaaattattaaaagctgATAACGACACACACCAAGAACGCATATCTGATCTAATGGCAGTTATAGAAAACATGCgtgaaacatttgaaaaagCAATGAAGGAAGCTTCAAATGaatatgaacaaaataaaaagaattttattCGACAACATGAAGATGATCAAGTTTTAATTACAACCTGTAACAATAAACTTAAAGATAGTataacgtcaataaatgaattaactaatcaattaaatattgttttaaaagacAATAACTCATTTAAATGCGAACGTTTAGAGTTAAATGATTGTCTTAGCAAAAAAGatacagaaatatttaaattgaataatactattacagAATTTCATACATTGTCTACGCAATTAACTAATGAGTTAGAACTTGTTAAAAACGAGAATAATatgcttttaaataaattaaatggaaCTAATATTGCAATggaagataataaattattatcagatcgataccaaaaacaaaaacaactaCTGAAAGTAAAAATCAAAGCTTTAAAAGAATCTGAAAGCAATTGTTCAATTTTACAGCAGCAAGTTGCatctttaaataaagaaatacatGTTTTGAATCAGAGATTGGCATATCTTATTCaaagtaataaacaaataagtacTGTTGTACGAAACTGTGATGAAGAACTTCAAAATTGTtacgaattattaaataaaattgtaattaaatcaaatttacaaaatcaaaacatacatatatttcgtTGTGTTTTGATGGGTCTGgcatcattattttcttttgaaaatgttggtgTTGAGGTCGATATTGATGTGATTGAAATGGTCGATTCAATTAGTAACAATACCATTCTAGATAATGAACTGCAAATTTGTCTTAAAAAAATGGTCTTTGGTTctattcatattttagaatacattataaatttaaatgattctcAAAAACATTCTAATGCACAATTAATTGACCACACTGAAGTTGAAAAACGTGTATCTGAAGCTGTAGAAAAGGTTAAATTATCAACACAAAATGAATatcacaaacaaaataatgaactactcaaattaatagaaaacttacaaaatgataattatacactaaaattaaatatgtcttCTTGTACTTTAGAAAATAAAGAAGTATTAACAGACTTAAATGGTCCTgcattaaacaatttactgTCTTTAGAAAATgtagatataaaatgtattaagaatGAAAACGTTacgttaaaacaatttttaaaaaatatccaaaaagaTTTGGGTTTGGTTATTAATGATGATAAAGATGATGGAGAGTTACTAAATTCATTAAGTACACTTGAGTTCtacataaatgaaataaaaaacgaaaataaacttttaaacaatCAGATTAGTGAACATCAGAGATTAATTTCATTGAAAACTGTGGAACAACCTATTGAACTGGAAActgataaatattcaaatttaaactcacaaaatgaatttattcaaactatAGAAAACCTTGAAGAAAACAATGAAGGTAAGAAAATAGTATCTGAGGATGTATGTTTGAAGAAATTACAAAATTCAGAAGTAATGGCTTCTACAGAAAATGGCGATTCAAAGATTTTATTGGTAcgttacaaaaatttaaaatctcgaTTCAAAGAATGCCGAGCTAAAACAATTgacttagaaaaaaaaattgttaacttaACAAATGATTTGGAATCTGCAAATTCtaagtataaacaattaaatgatCAATATTCCAATGAAAATGAAACTCATGAAGCAGATATAATCCAATGTCAGTCAGAAATTGAAAATCTCATGGGTGAAAAACTTGAAGCTTATCGTCAATTGACTGCACTTAAggaaaaacatgaaatattgcAAAATGATTATGATCagcttaaaagtaatttagatGACCAGAATTCATTGAATGATAAAGATTCAAATTCTATTCacataaatgaacaaaatacaGTTCTAAAAGGAAAATTGAAAGAAACTCAACGTTTAATTGATTCAGCTTATTCAAGAGTTTTATGCGAATGGCCAGCAATTGAAAATGATAGTGACTGGGTAGTTGTTCAATccaaaaaattagataaaatagtTGATGCTAAATGTTGTGATAGTTTgtatggttctaatttagaaGAATCTGAAGTTAAACGATTACAAACTTATGTTCAAACTATTCATGAATTAGTTACttctattttaactaatatatgcaatattgAAGTTTCATCAAGTAATGTACTAATTGATTTAATGTCAGACTTAAAATCTTGCACGGAAACATTATTAGAATTCAtatctgttaaaaataataaatctaccAATGAactccataaaaaattaactcaaGATAGTGTTGTTAAAGACAGCAATATTCTCATCCCTGAGGaatcatcaataaataaatctttaagtTCTAGTGAAGAAGCAACACAATCTTCCTTATTAACAAATGGAGAAAATGAACAGCTACAGCGGTCCATTGCTGAGCGTGATCGATTAATAGAATTTCTTtctgttaaaatatcaaaattggaTAATTTAAATCGAAATGTTGATGATATAAGATTAGTTCAAGACAAACTGGACAGAGCATTAACAGCCGTGCATGAGAGAGATGTTAGATGTGATGAATTAACTCTAGAATTGACCcgg ttattagaaGAACGTGATATGCTGCAattgaaattatcaaattCTATCAGACAAATTCAATTCTTATCTGACAATAAATCTCAATTGGGTACATCAAATGTATTAgatgaaaaatttgatttaaaaaccatggatgacaa ACTAGAAGAATTGCACAGTTTAGAGTATAGAAAAGATGCTGAATTGTTTACTGATCAAGAACAGAGACATAAGTCACAAATGCAACTCCATCAAAATCGTCAAGATAATTCTACAACTTCCGGAGCAAATTCACTTAAAACTACAg aagAAGCAAATACTCCACTGTCCTGGTTTAAAGATATACTATGGTAA